From the Bdellovibrio reynosensis genome, one window contains:
- a CDS encoding substrate-binding periplasmic protein — MKLTSLIFFVVAIIALLNDFAFAQNTAEVRETLSIKSDYWCPYVCDPNSDRPGYMVEVARHIFDKHNISADVSLTNWIRAIKDTRVNRAQGLIGSAKTDAPDFVFHNKALGVSRSAFFTRKDSTWVYKGRKSLQNMRIGIINGYSYGTSIDKMISARHKSFIPFSGDRPLDQVLKMIKSGRLDAFIENPIVLHSVVKERKMNVDSLKAAGWVKSDQPFLYLALSPANPNANQYAEMMDRGIEEMRRSGELQRILDKYGLEDWEKSKMSLGAVNNLSTGLLKSPLDLFNMFYTGSL, encoded by the coding sequence ATGAAGCTAACATCACTGATATTCTTTGTTGTTGCCATTATAGCTCTATTAAATGACTTCGCATTTGCGCAAAACACTGCGGAAGTACGCGAAACTCTTTCAATTAAATCGGATTATTGGTGCCCATATGTCTGCGATCCAAATTCGGACCGCCCTGGCTACATGGTGGAAGTCGCTCGTCACATTTTTGATAAACACAATATCTCTGCTGACGTTTCTTTGACGAACTGGATTCGTGCAATCAAGGACACCCGTGTAAATAGAGCCCAAGGACTTATCGGTTCTGCCAAAACGGATGCCCCAGATTTTGTATTTCATAACAAAGCTCTTGGCGTTTCTCGCTCGGCTTTTTTCACACGAAAAGATTCTACCTGGGTCTATAAAGGACGCAAATCCCTGCAGAACATGCGTATTGGAATTATCAATGGCTATTCCTATGGAACAAGCATTGATAAAATGATCTCTGCCCGTCACAAATCTTTTATTCCTTTTTCTGGCGATAGACCCTTGGATCAAGTGCTGAAAATGATTAAAAGCGGTCGCCTGGACGCCTTTATTGAAAATCCAATCGTCTTACATAGTGTCGTGAAAGAAAGAAAAATGAATGTTGATAGCCTGAAGGCCGCGGGCTGGGTGAAAAGCGATCAGCCATTCTTGTATTTAGCTTTGTCACCAGCCAATCCCAATGCAAATCAATATGCAGAAATGATGGATCGAGGCATTGAAGAAATGCGCCGAAGCGGAGAGCTTCAACGCATTTTAGATAAATATGGATTGGAAGATTGGGAAAAATCGAAGATGTCCCTAGGAGCTGTGAATAATCTTAGCACCGGTTTGCTCAAGAGCCCGCTTGATCTTTTCAACATGTTCTATACTGGAAGTCTCTAA
- the asnS gene encoding asparagine--tRNA ligase — protein sequence METTQVKTLFRETDKYIDKVVHMSGWVRKIRDQKNFGFIELNDGTFFKGVQVVFDTNLSNFEDVAKLTIASSIIVTGKVVKSQGGGQSFEVLASEVKVVQKADAAYPLQNKRHSYEFLREIAHLRSRTNTFSAVFRVRSVLSYAIHKFFQDQGFVYVHTPIITGSDAEGAGEMFRVTTLKLDKPPRKEDGTIDASQDFFGKETNLTVSGQLNGETFCAAFRNIYTFGPTFRAENSNTSRHAAEFWMIEPEIAFADLSADMELGEAMIKYIIRYVMEQCPEEMEFFSQFVEKGLFDKLNNVLNSEFGRVTYTEAVDILQKCGKKFEYPVQWGIDLQSEHERYLAEEHFKKPVFVTDYPKDIKAFYMKLNEDGKTVRAMDLLAPGIGEIIGGSQREDNLELLEKRMKEVGLHPEEYSFYLDLRRYGSFPHAGFGLGFERMLMYVTGMTNIRDVIPFPRTPKNALF from the coding sequence ATGGAAACTACGCAGGTTAAGACGCTATTTAGAGAGACTGATAAGTATATCGATAAAGTTGTTCACATGTCGGGTTGGGTTCGTAAGATCCGCGACCAAAAAAACTTCGGTTTTATTGAGCTCAATGACGGTACTTTCTTTAAAGGCGTGCAGGTAGTTTTCGACACCAATCTTTCAAACTTTGAAGATGTAGCAAAACTAACAATCGCATCTTCCATAATTGTCACTGGTAAAGTTGTAAAATCCCAAGGTGGCGGTCAGTCTTTTGAAGTGTTAGCAAGCGAAGTTAAAGTCGTGCAAAAAGCGGATGCTGCTTATCCTTTGCAAAACAAAAGACACAGCTATGAGTTCTTGCGTGAAATTGCTCACTTAAGATCTCGCACGAATACTTTCTCTGCAGTTTTCCGTGTGCGCTCTGTGCTTTCTTATGCGATTCACAAATTCTTCCAAGATCAAGGTTTCGTGTACGTGCACACGCCAATCATTACTGGCTCTGATGCTGAGGGTGCTGGTGAAATGTTCCGTGTGACAACTTTGAAGTTGGATAAACCACCACGCAAAGAAGATGGCACTATTGATGCTTCCCAAGACTTCTTTGGTAAAGAAACAAACTTAACCGTAAGTGGCCAGCTGAATGGTGAAACATTCTGCGCGGCTTTCCGTAACATCTATACTTTCGGTCCTACATTCCGTGCGGAAAATTCAAATACTTCACGTCATGCTGCTGAGTTCTGGATGATCGAGCCAGAGATCGCATTTGCGGATCTTTCTGCTGATATGGAGTTAGGCGAAGCGATGATCAAGTACATCATCCGCTATGTGATGGAACAATGCCCAGAGGAAATGGAATTCTTTAGCCAGTTCGTTGAAAAAGGTCTGTTTGATAAATTAAACAACGTTCTAAACAGCGAATTCGGTCGTGTGACTTACACTGAGGCTGTCGATATCTTGCAAAAATGCGGTAAGAAATTCGAATACCCAGTTCAGTGGGGTATCGACTTGCAGTCAGAGCACGAAAGATACCTAGCTGAAGAACACTTTAAAAAACCTGTGTTCGTAACTGACTATCCAAAAGACATTAAAGCTTTCTACATGAAGTTAAACGAAGATGGTAAAACCGTTCGTGCGATGGACTTGTTAGCCCCAGGCATCGGTGAAATCATTGGTGGATCTCAACGTGAAGACAACCTAGAGCTTCTTGAAAAACGCATGAAGGAAGTGGGCTTGCATCCAGAAGAATATTCTTTCTATTTGGATCTGCGCCGTTATGGAAGCTTCCCGCACGCGGGCTTCGGTTTGGGCTTTGAGCGTATGTTGATGTACGTAACTGGTATGACAAATATCCGTGACGTTATTCCGTTCCCAAGAACACCAAAGAACGCTTTGTTCTAG
- the msrA gene encoding peptide-methionine (S)-S-oxide reductase MsrA — translation MESSEVAYLAGGCFWGMEDLIRKEPGVLETQVGYMGGDTANATYIQVKTGTTNHAETVKVVFDPNKLKFEDLLLFFFKIHDPTTSNRQGNDIGTQYRSAIFYTSDKQKEAAEKIKEKVDKSGAWGKPATTQIVKAGEFWNAEDYHQDYLVKNPGGYTCHFERKLQF, via the coding sequence ATGGAATCTTCGGAAGTCGCTTACTTAGCCGGTGGTTGTTTTTGGGGTATGGAAGACCTTATCCGTAAGGAACCCGGCGTACTTGAAACTCAAGTTGGCTACATGGGTGGAGACACTGCTAACGCCACTTACATTCAAGTGAAGACAGGCACGACGAACCATGCAGAGACGGTGAAAGTTGTATTTGATCCCAATAAGTTAAAATTTGAAGACTTGCTTTTGTTCTTCTTTAAGATCCATGATCCAACAACAAGCAATCGCCAAGGCAACGATATTGGAACCCAATACCGCAGCGCTATCTTTTACACTTCAGACAAACAAAAAGAAGCCGCAGAAAAGATTAAAGAGAAAGTTGATAAATCTGGAGCCTGGGGAAAACCCGCCACTACTCAGATCGTCAAAGCCGGTGAATTTTGGAATGCCGAAGATTATCACCAAGATTATTTGGTGAAAAATCCAGGCGGCTATACCTGCCACTTTGAAAGAAAACTGCAGTTCTAG
- a CDS encoding hydantoin utilization protein, with the protein MQNRFVLGVSVGESFAEYSLLSGEEALVQKRVYLSRENLKQSLSQFIAEQKEKPEHVFVSLRLPKKLLDYRFGGAVAHLTTEGFENWLDVCGSKHAALTNKDLIFSITERVLASGTIETPLKIEDLEAISAKLSLVDCKKICLHFLHSNKNPSHLIQAQHFFTEKGLEVFVPDNADGAETERWNKNALNATMSSLFEERKKEVLEACEGIPADKIYFLSSSGKLINSKNEALESLFAASTAMGMVFGADKNTDVLYLGLENFWLISGQQWKDSWNSAWGDVALKHVQFDELGIQPTLGISLNSFNRFDFNTTQEGWEPGPMFLGRGQKSCLLDLWAENAKLAKTAGLEDRLAPQGITRFKNSLFALSKISKIRDNEVTTITKELQSLSMHRLAMEAYLKRKSKKLLVTGPLANVFANVFKKDAQTTVDVKDFAESTATAVFGMKTLEASL; encoded by the coding sequence ATGCAAAACCGTTTCGTGTTAGGCGTGAGTGTCGGAGAATCCTTCGCTGAGTACTCACTGTTGTCAGGTGAAGAGGCTTTAGTTCAAAAAAGAGTTTATCTTTCTAGAGAAAACTTAAAACAATCACTGTCGCAGTTTATTGCTGAGCAAAAAGAAAAACCTGAACACGTCTTCGTTAGTTTGCGTTTGCCAAAAAAACTTTTAGATTACCGTTTCGGCGGAGCCGTTGCGCATCTGACCACTGAGGGGTTTGAAAACTGGTTGGATGTCTGCGGCAGCAAACACGCGGCTTTGACTAACAAAGATCTTATTTTTTCCATCACCGAACGTGTGCTAGCTAGCGGTACAATTGAGACGCCTTTAAAAATTGAAGACCTTGAAGCGATCAGCGCAAAACTAAGCCTGGTTGATTGCAAAAAAATCTGTTTGCACTTCTTGCATTCAAATAAAAATCCATCGCATTTGATTCAAGCCCAACACTTCTTTACTGAAAAGGGTCTGGAAGTTTTTGTTCCTGATAATGCTGATGGCGCCGAAACAGAGCGCTGGAATAAAAATGCACTGAACGCCACAATGAGCAGCCTTTTTGAAGAGCGCAAAAAAGAAGTGCTTGAAGCTTGCGAAGGCATTCCTGCAGATAAAATTTATTTCCTAAGTTCTTCAGGCAAACTTATCAATTCAAAGAACGAAGCGCTTGAAAGTCTTTTTGCGGCATCTACAGCCATGGGTATGGTTTTTGGTGCTGATAAGAATACCGATGTTCTTTACTTGGGATTAGAAAATTTCTGGCTGATCTCAGGCCAACAATGGAAAGATTCGTGGAACAGCGCCTGGGGGGATGTCGCTTTAAAGCACGTCCAATTTGATGAGTTGGGCATCCAGCCGACTTTAGGTATCAGCTTAAATAGCTTCAACCGTTTTGATTTCAACACGACTCAAGAAGGTTGGGAGCCCGGCCCGATGTTTTTAGGCCGTGGTCAGAAATCTTGCCTTTTAGATTTATGGGCTGAAAATGCCAAGCTTGCAAAGACCGCGGGCCTTGAAGATCGTTTGGCTCCGCAAGGAATCACGCGTTTCAAAAACAGCCTTTTTGCATTATCTAAAATCAGTAAAATCCGTGATAACGAAGTAACGACGATCACAAAAGAACTGCAAAGTTTGTCTATGCATCGTTTAGCGATGGAAGCTTACTTAAAAAGAAAATCCAAAAAACTTTTAGTGACAGGTCCCTTAGCCAATGTGTTTGCCAACGTCTTTAAGAAAGATGCTCAGACCACTGTTGATGTTAAAGACTTTGCTGAATCCACTGCCACAGCAGTCTTCGGAATGAAAACCCTCGAGGCTTCTTTATGA
- the hisC gene encoding histidinol-phosphate transaminase, giving the protein MKISPEILNLVPYKPGKPISETQREYGLSTVYKLASNENPLGPSPKAMAAVKQALDHQHLYPDPSHYELLNTLSKEWGFSTKQLAIGNGSDELIDLLTRIYCEPKDGVLTSVAAFNAYEVSAPANRAVIHKIPMKEGYRFDLPAIAEHFLAHPEKNIRLIFVSNPNNPTGTYATKAEVESFLEKVGNRDDVMIIFDEAYNEFVRASDYASAQNYMGKYNNLIVLRTFSKIYGLAGFRLGAMIAPEATIEVFNRVRKPFNVNDLAQVAANAALQDKEFIERSQQTCWKGLDYFYKKLEELGLPYIPSQGNFVMFDTLREAAKVNEALLRRGIIMRPLLNYGFKTHLRLSVGLEHENEAAIKALAEVLKEVPALS; this is encoded by the coding sequence GTGAAGATTTCTCCCGAAATTCTGAACCTGGTGCCCTACAAACCTGGTAAACCTATTTCAGAAACTCAGCGTGAATATGGTTTAAGCACAGTCTATAAGCTTGCAAGTAACGAGAATCCTTTAGGTCCTAGCCCAAAAGCGATGGCTGCAGTGAAGCAGGCTTTGGATCATCAGCATCTATATCCAGATCCATCTCACTATGAATTACTGAACACATTGTCGAAAGAGTGGGGTTTTTCTACTAAACAATTGGCGATTGGCAATGGAAGTGATGAGCTGATTGACTTGTTGACGCGCATTTATTGTGAACCAAAAGACGGGGTTTTGACCTCTGTAGCGGCTTTTAATGCTTATGAAGTCAGTGCGCCTGCTAATCGCGCGGTGATTCACAAAATTCCAATGAAAGAAGGTTATCGCTTCGATTTACCAGCGATTGCCGAACATTTCTTAGCGCATCCAGAAAAAAACATCCGTCTGATTTTTGTATCTAATCCAAATAATCCCACAGGTACTTATGCGACTAAAGCAGAAGTCGAAAGCTTCCTTGAAAAAGTAGGCAATCGTGATGATGTGATGATTATTTTTGACGAAGCTTACAATGAATTTGTCAGAGCTTCTGATTATGCATCTGCGCAGAATTACATGGGTAAATACAACAACCTTATCGTGCTTCGTACGTTTTCAAAAATCTATGGGCTAGCGGGTTTCCGTTTGGGCGCCATGATCGCTCCTGAAGCCACGATTGAGGTTTTTAACCGAGTGCGCAAACCTTTTAATGTCAACGATTTGGCGCAAGTTGCAGCAAATGCAGCTCTGCAAGATAAGGAATTTATTGAGCGTTCGCAGCAGACTTGTTGGAAAGGGCTTGATTACTTTTATAAGAAGTTAGAAGAATTAGGCCTGCCATACATTCCATCTCAGGGAAATTTCGTCATGTTTGACACCCTTCGTGAAGCCGCCAAGGTGAATGAAGCGTTGTTGCGTCGCGGGATCATCATGAGACCTCTTTTGAACTATGGATTCAAAACCCATTTACGATTGAGTGTAGGGCTAGAGCATGAAAACGAAGCGGCAATTAAAGCTTTGGCTGAAGTGCTAAAAGAAGTACCAGCGCTGTCATAG
- a CDS encoding hydantoinase B/oxoprolinase family protein, with protein sequence MNYQVELFHALLNDFLKGESALVTLEGEVLAVRGEKPVTFGTLTTAAATASKYLKLLEGDIVLLNDPYSGGSLLSEMTFVVAVSEDLLWVTRRSIESSLKLAKSVEEEGLRIPPTPILQKNQLNEMILQAMASHPACPPRFVEWLKEQVRDLTLQTKKLHEALELTGFTVTSELIEEYIELSKQTAVQKISELSSGEARIDVVLDSGELLRVNMDIHDGRIALDFGGTSGAKTVSLTESATYGVCFYVISSFYGFNNISNSGSFSILQITKPAGCWLVGKYPAPTHKGMTCGVAALQTALELALAQIHQKKEKSVTSHCPIYFDLHHNDNHALFTLSGGQGADGNCDGVSAHANSFSIEKLESQFPVKVQRIDQRNSVGGKGKFSGGRGVIMKFEVTEDVQGTWLTDLTLHRPRLPKNCSHGDPCAISLEQQGQQKTLPVLGQQRFTRGDIITVCSGSGGGFGKE encoded by the coding sequence ATGAATTATCAAGTAGAACTGTTCCATGCATTACTGAACGACTTCCTTAAGGGTGAATCTGCATTAGTCACGTTAGAAGGTGAAGTGTTAGCGGTTCGTGGTGAAAAGCCTGTTACTTTCGGCACATTAACGACAGCGGCAGCAACTGCTAGCAAATATTTAAAATTACTTGAAGGCGATATCGTTCTTTTAAATGATCCTTATAGCGGCGGCAGCTTGCTTTCAGAAATGACTTTTGTTGTCGCAGTGTCAGAGGATCTTTTATGGGTCACTCGTCGCAGTATTGAAAGCTCACTAAAACTTGCAAAGTCCGTTGAAGAAGAAGGCTTAAGAATTCCGCCAACGCCGATTCTGCAAAAAAACCAACTTAACGAAATGATCTTGCAGGCCATGGCTTCCCATCCCGCTTGCCCCCCTCGTTTTGTTGAATGGTTGAAAGAACAGGTCCGTGATCTAACTTTGCAAACCAAAAAATTGCATGAGGCCTTAGAGCTAACAGGCTTCACTGTGACTTCCGAGCTTATCGAAGAATACATCGAGCTTTCTAAGCAAACTGCAGTCCAAAAAATCAGCGAGTTATCATCAGGTGAAGCACGCATTGATGTGGTTTTAGATAGCGGTGAGCTTTTACGTGTGAACATGGATATTCACGACGGCCGGATTGCCCTAGATTTCGGTGGTACTAGTGGCGCAAAAACAGTGTCACTGACTGAATCAGCGACCTATGGTGTTTGCTTTTATGTGATCAGTTCTTTTTATGGCTTTAATAATATTTCTAATTCTGGATCGTTTTCTATTTTGCAGATTACAAAACCCGCAGGCTGCTGGTTGGTAGGGAAATACCCTGCACCAACTCACAAAGGCATGACTTGTGGTGTGGCGGCTTTGCAGACGGCTTTGGAATTAGCCTTAGCGCAAATTCATCAGAAAAAAGAAAAGTCAGTAACCAGTCATTGTCCAATCTATTTTGACCTTCACCATAACGACAATCATGCTCTGTTCACTTTATCCGGTGGCCAAGGAGCTGATGGCAACTGTGACGGTGTTTCCGCCCATGCTAATAGCTTTTCAATTGAAAAATTAGAATCGCAATTCCCAGTGAAAGTTCAACGCATTGATCAGCGCAACTCTGTGGGCGGTAAAGGCAAGTTCAGTGGCGGTCGCGGTGTGATCATGAAGTTTGAAGTCACTGAGGACGTGCAAGGCACATGGCTTACGGATTTGACTTTGCACCGTCCCCGTCTGCCGAAAAATTGTAGCCATGGGGACCCATGCGCTATTTCCTTAGAACAGCAGGGCCAACAAAAAACCTTACCGGTCCTTGGTCAACAGCGCTTTACTCGTGGTGATATTATCACGGTGTGTTCTGGCTCTGGCGGCGGTTTCGGAAAAGAGTAA
- a CDS encoding substrate-binding periplasmic protein, which translates to MNVAGRIIFLIIFVFCSFVSAKEIKAHVPEKLLLTTNYWCPYVCDPTSERPGYVIEVLRLIYSKKDIQPEFLVTSWARAMAEVKENRIAVLVAATAKSSQKLIRSRHAIGIQRMGFYTLADSNWLFRGIKSLEHKKVGIINGYSYGEALDMFIEYKNKSLIPISGEKPIEQILKMVESRRLDAVVEETLVLKDTMDKLGFPSTKLRFAGWVDTTNPMLYLAFSPDNPESARYLEIFETGISELRRTGELQRILKKYGTEDWEKIKFKSL; encoded by the coding sequence ATGAACGTCGCCGGACGAATTATTTTTTTAATTATTTTTGTTTTCTGTTCTTTTGTTAGTGCGAAGGAAATTAAAGCGCATGTACCAGAGAAGCTTCTGTTAACGACGAACTATTGGTGTCCGTATGTTTGCGATCCAACTTCAGAACGTCCTGGATATGTGATTGAAGTTTTGCGCCTTATCTATTCTAAAAAAGACATTCAGCCAGAGTTCTTAGTTACAAGCTGGGCCAGGGCGATGGCTGAAGTAAAAGAAAACCGAATTGCCGTTCTTGTTGCTGCAACTGCAAAGAGTTCACAAAAGCTCATTCGATCACGACACGCTATAGGGATTCAGCGTATGGGTTTTTATACTCTTGCTGATTCCAACTGGCTTTTTCGGGGCATAAAATCCCTTGAACATAAAAAAGTCGGCATCATCAACGGGTATAGCTACGGTGAAGCCCTTGATATGTTTATCGAATACAAAAATAAATCATTGATTCCGATCTCGGGCGAGAAACCTATTGAACAGATTTTAAAAATGGTTGAATCACGCAGACTTGATGCCGTCGTAGAAGAAACATTAGTTCTTAAAGATACGATGGATAAACTCGGCTTTCCTTCAACGAAACTTCGCTTTGCTGGATGGGTGGATACGACAAATCCAATGCTGTATCTAGCATTCTCACCAGACAATCCAGAGTCTGCTCGTTATTTAGAAATTTTTGAAACAGGCATCAGCGAATTACGCCGTACAGGAGAGCTTCAACGTATTTTGAAAAAGTACGGAACTGAAGATTGGGAAAAAATTAAATTCAAAAGTCTTTAA
- the ilvA gene encoding threonine ammonia-lyase, with translation MKVTFADIEKARELLKDVINNTELSHSTSASKLLNSEVYFKFENTQRTGSFKFRGAFNKISNLTPEEKARGVVASSAGNHAQGVALSASLAGVKSTIVMPENASISKASATRAYGANVVLKGEIYDEAFEYAKKLESENGYTFVHPYQDPHVIAGQGTIGIEIMERLPNLDTIIIPIGGGGLISGIALAAKTLNPKVRIIGVQSDRSPGMAHLFKKEPLTNVKRSPTIADGIAIKNPSQIMYDSFISNYVDEVVTVSDDEIAEAIVFLMERAKTVAEGSGAAAMAAAMSRNLNLGKQCCVIISGGNIDLNIVSKIIDRGQILRGRLYEMSVIVDDLPGNLSRLTQAIANEKANILEVRHDRVSKGLSLRETRIDFVLETSSIEHVEKIKRALEQTGAKIIHSS, from the coding sequence ATGAAAGTTACCTTCGCAGATATCGAGAAAGCACGCGAGCTTCTAAAAGACGTCATTAACAATACAGAACTTAGCCATTCTACCAGCGCCAGCAAATTACTTAACTCTGAAGTCTATTTTAAATTTGAAAACACTCAGCGCACTGGAAGTTTTAAATTCCGTGGAGCGTTTAATAAAATCAGCAATCTAACTCCAGAAGAAAAGGCCCGCGGGGTCGTGGCAAGTTCTGCCGGTAACCATGCCCAAGGTGTCGCGCTTTCAGCAAGCCTTGCTGGTGTTAAATCGACAATCGTCATGCCTGAAAATGCTTCTATCAGTAAGGCTTCAGCGACGCGTGCTTACGGTGCAAACGTAGTCCTTAAGGGCGAGATTTACGATGAAGCTTTTGAATACGCTAAAAAATTAGAATCAGAAAACGGTTATACGTTCGTTCATCCCTATCAAGATCCCCACGTGATCGCAGGGCAGGGGACCATCGGTATTGAGATCATGGAAAGACTTCCAAATCTAGATACCATCATTATTCCAATCGGTGGTGGCGGATTGATCAGCGGTATTGCCCTAGCAGCTAAGACGCTGAATCCGAAAGTTCGCATCATTGGCGTGCAAAGTGATCGTTCCCCGGGAATGGCTCACTTATTTAAAAAAGAACCGCTCACCAATGTGAAAAGATCACCTACGATTGCTGACGGTATCGCGATTAAAAATCCATCGCAAATTATGTACGATAGCTTCATCTCTAACTACGTAGATGAAGTCGTGACAGTCAGCGATGACGAGATTGCAGAAGCGATCGTGTTCTTGATGGAAAGAGCAAAAACGGTGGCTGAAGGTTCAGGGGCCGCAGCCATGGCCGCTGCAATGTCCAGAAATTTGAATTTAGGCAAACAGTGCTGCGTGATTATCAGCGGTGGTAATATTGACTTGAATATCGTTTCTAAAATCATCGACCGCGGTCAGATATTACGCGGGCGTCTTTATGAGATGTCAGTGATTGTGGATGATCTTCCGGGAAATTTAAGTCGCCTGACTCAAGCCATTGCCAATGAAAAGGCTAATATCTTAGAAGTCCGCCACGACCGCGTTTCTAAAGGTCTTTCTTTACGTGAAACGCGTATTGATTTTGTTTTAGAGACTTCCAGTATAGAACATGTTGAAAAGATCAAGCGGGCTCTTGAGCAAACCGGTGCTAAGATTATTCACAGCTCCTAG